One window of the Endomicrobium proavitum genome contains the following:
- a CDS encoding peptidoglycan DD-metalloendopeptidase family protein, with protein sequence MKRNPRFYFIFAAVIASVIFAVTFKKVLNLEYALAPAKYAADIEKIEILPGDVLALTLEKTRLSKQDSDEILKELKKILNFKNIRPGDFYEIVYHSNGAWSDFWYYPQGADFYSVSKSADGKITSSKEKLPSRREKVTVAGTIKSSLWESLSAKNVPADVILQFADIFAWQMDFLTDTREGDQFKVSYEIEIAGKKNIKTGSNVLAAEYKTGSKTYDAFYYKPAREYAGYFDKDGKAVKSAFLKAPLQFRRISSYFTTSRMHPVLKYVRPHLGIDYAAPEGTPVSSIGDGVVTFAAYKGQNGNLVIVRHPNGYETTYGHLSKFGKGIRKGVRVRQGQIIGYVGATGLATGPHLDFRIKRNGQFFNYLTMKQLPATTLSGANKTAFLEYIKPFLETFGKDKAESEK encoded by the coding sequence ATGAAAAGAAATCCTCGTTTTTATTTTATTTTTGCCGCTGTTATTGCGTCTGTAATTTTTGCGGTTACTTTCAAGAAAGTTTTAAACCTTGAATACGCTTTGGCGCCCGCAAAATATGCTGCGGACATTGAAAAAATAGAAATACTGCCCGGAGACGTTTTAGCGTTAACTTTAGAAAAAACCCGCCTTTCAAAACAAGATTCCGACGAGATACTTAAAGAGTTAAAGAAAATTTTGAATTTTAAAAACATAAGACCCGGCGATTTTTACGAAATTGTTTACCACTCAAACGGCGCGTGGAGCGACTTTTGGTATTATCCGCAAGGCGCGGATTTTTACTCCGTTTCGAAATCCGCAGACGGCAAAATAACTTCCTCAAAAGAAAAGCTGCCGTCCCGGCGCGAAAAAGTAACCGTTGCCGGAACTATAAAATCTTCCCTTTGGGAATCGCTGTCTGCAAAAAATGTTCCCGCCGACGTTATTTTGCAATTTGCCGATATTTTTGCCTGGCAAATGGACTTTTTAACCGACACAAGAGAAGGCGACCAATTTAAAGTAAGCTACGAAATTGAAATTGCCGGCAAAAAAAACATAAAAACAGGCTCTAATGTTTTAGCCGCAGAGTATAAAACCGGCTCAAAAACTTACGACGCGTTTTACTACAAACCCGCGCGGGAATACGCCGGATATTTTGACAAAGACGGCAAAGCCGTTAAAAGCGCGTTTTTAAAAGCTCCGCTGCAATTTAGAAGAATAAGCTCTTACTTTACAACTTCAAGAATGCACCCTGTTTTAAAATACGTCCGCCCGCATTTAGGCATAGATTACGCGGCGCCCGAGGGCACGCCCGTTTCGTCAATAGGCGACGGAGTTGTAACTTTTGCCGCTTATAAAGGACAAAACGGAAATCTTGTAATTGTGCGCCACCCAAACGGATATGAAACTACTTACGGACATCTTTCAAAATTTGGAAAAGGAATACGCAAAGGAGTGCGCGTCCGTCAGGGACAAATTATAGGTTACGTGGGAGCCACCGGGCTTGCAACCGGTCCGCATTTAGATTTTAGAATTAAAAGAAACGGACAATTTTTTAATTATTTAACCATGAAACAGCTTCCGGCAACAACGCTGTCGGGCGCAAATAAAACTGCATTTTTGGAATACATAAAACCTTTCTTGGAAACGTTTGGGAAAGATAAAGCGGAAAGTGAAAAGTAA
- a CDS encoding DUF1015 domain-containing protein — MAEVKPFNAVRYSKETITNFICPPYDVISSQEKERLKKLSPYNIINIELSDPKGKKNKYAHAADIFKQWIAEGVLVRDSKPAYYFYEQIFEDHGIKMTRRGFFGALKLDNPHSGKGSVKPHEKTLAGPKADRLKLLKAVKANVSPIFGLFDDEKNTIVKLCVNIARKSPSAVAKDTEGTFHKLWVVTDEDVLESVEKYLSSKKMFIADGHHRYETAWNYSQERKAKDKKYSPNKDYNYVLAYLCPMEDPGISIWPTHRVIAEPADLEENIEKYFDVHSAKDFARFAKKEIQPLLLFKDGKYRTLTIKKEALLKKAMPNKGKAYRNLAVSALHYILIPKIDASEFVYVKSDKEAVNLAQKTKKIAIIVPATPVASLKAISLNNEMMPQKSTYFYPKLASGIVIKTV; from the coding sequence ATGGCAGAAGTAAAACCGTTTAACGCAGTAAGATATTCCAAGGAAACCATAACAAACTTTATATGTCCGCCTTACGACGTAATAAGTTCGCAGGAAAAAGAAAGGCTTAAAAAACTTTCTCCTTACAATATTATTAATATAGAACTTTCAGACCCGAAGGGTAAAAAAAATAAATACGCCCACGCCGCAGATATTTTTAAACAGTGGATTGCCGAAGGCGTTCTTGTAAGAGATTCTAAACCGGCGTATTATTTTTACGAACAGATTTTTGAAGATCACGGAATAAAAATGACAAGAAGGGGTTTTTTCGGAGCGTTAAAACTTGATAACCCCCACTCCGGAAAAGGTTCCGTAAAGCCTCACGAGAAAACTCTTGCCGGTCCGAAAGCCGACAGACTAAAACTTTTAAAAGCCGTAAAAGCGAACGTAAGCCCTATATTCGGCTTGTTTGACGACGAAAAAAACACTATAGTAAAACTCTGCGTAAATATTGCAAGAAAATCTCCAAGCGCCGTAGCCAAAGACACCGAAGGCACATTTCACAAATTGTGGGTTGTTACCGATGAAGATGTTTTAGAGTCGGTGGAAAAATATCTTTCAAGCAAAAAAATGTTTATAGCCGACGGACATCACAGATACGAAACCGCGTGGAACTACAGTCAGGAAAGAAAAGCCAAAGATAAAAAATATTCTCCGAATAAAGATTATAATTATGTGCTTGCGTATTTGTGCCCAATGGAAGATCCCGGAATTTCAATTTGGCCTACCCACAGAGTAATTGCCGAGCCCGCGGATTTGGAAGAAAATATTGAAAAATATTTTGACGTTCATTCCGCAAAAGATTTTGCAAGGTTTGCAAAAAAAGAAATACAGCCGCTTCTGTTGTTTAAAGACGGCAAATACAGAACGCTTACAATAAAAAAAGAAGCGCTGCTTAAAAAAGCAATGCCTAACAAAGGCAAAGCTTACAGAAATTTAGCCGTAAGCGCGCTGCATTATATTTTAATACCTAAAATAGACGCGTCGGAATTTGTTTACGTTAAAAGCGATAAAGAAGCCGTAAACTTGGCGCAGAAAACAAAAAAAATCGCAATTATAGTTCCCGCAACTCCGGTAGCTTCTTTGAAAGCTATAAGTTTAAACAATGAAATGATGCCGCAAAAGTCAACTTATTTTTATCCGAAATTGGCAAGCGGAATAGTTATTAAAACCGTGTAA
- the hisG gene encoding ATP phosphoribosyltransferase, producing the protein MDKKLRLGFPKGSLQDSTIELFKKAGIKINVSSRSYYPSSDDSELEIMLVRSQEIGKYVEEGFFDAGLTGYDWICESGAKVKEVCELNYAKSGFRPVRWVLCVPEASKIKSIKDLQGKRVATELINYTKKYFAKNKVKADVEFSWGATEAKAGTLVDAIVELTETGSSLRANKLRIVEELLTSTTRLITNAKALADKWKKEKIENLALLLKGALAAEGMVGLKMNVPIKALDKVTAVLPALKKPTISQLSDADWVALEVILEEKTVKKIIPALKRSGAEGIIEYPLNKIIY; encoded by the coding sequence ATGGATAAAAAATTAAGATTAGGTTTTCCTAAAGGAAGTTTGCAAGATTCTACAATTGAATTGTTTAAAAAAGCCGGCATAAAAATAAACGTGTCGTCCCGTTCTTACTATCCGTCGTCAGACGACAGCGAACTTGAAATAATGCTTGTGCGTTCTCAAGAAATTGGGAAATACGTTGAAGAAGGTTTTTTTGACGCAGGGCTTACCGGTTACGACTGGATTTGCGAAAGCGGCGCGAAAGTTAAAGAAGTTTGCGAGCTCAATTACGCAAAATCGGGGTTTCGTCCGGTGCGCTGGGTTTTATGCGTGCCAGAGGCTTCAAAAATAAAATCAATAAAAGATTTGCAGGGCAAAAGAGTAGCCACGGAGCTTATAAACTACACAAAAAAATATTTTGCAAAAAATAAAGTAAAAGCCGACGTAGAATTTTCATGGGGCGCAACGGAAGCAAAAGCGGGCACCCTTGTGGACGCGATAGTTGAACTTACCGAAACCGGTTCTTCCCTTCGCGCAAATAAACTTCGCATTGTGGAAGAGCTTCTTACTTCAACCACAAGACTTATAACCAACGCAAAAGCTTTGGCCGACAAATGGAAAAAAGAAAAAATTGAAAATCTTGCGCTTCTTTTAAAAGGCGCTTTGGCCGCTGAAGGAATGGTCGGTTTAAAAATGAACGTGCCTATAAAAGCGTTAGATAAAGTTACCGCGGTTCTTCCGGCGCTTAAAAAACCTACAATTTCCCAACTTTCCGACGCAGATTGGGTTGCGTTAGAAGTTATACTTGAAGAAAAAACGGTTAAAAAAATAATCCCCGCATTAAAACGCTCCGGAGCTGAAGGCATTATTGAATACCCGTTGAATAAAATTATTTATTAA
- a CDS encoding SDH family Clp fold serine proteinase, which yields MASDFPTNIKQLANSYLTRIEKHFASDKTDALFYFGAIAQPVETKFRLRIEELAREHKKNPKDTLIVLLTTGGGSAETAEKFVNIIRHFYKNVYFIIPDYAMSAGTIFCMSGDKIYMDYSSNLGPIDPQIFSMKEKQYVPANGYLDEIELLLDKSRKNTLTNAEFVILQNQDLAFLNQCRQARELSEKLLEDWLVKYKFKDWSIHASNGVKVTAVEKISRAKQIAKELGNNKEWKVHSRPIKIDDLEKMKLKIDDYSKDKDLQNVIRQYTDFMLDYLNQFNPRPLNFIHTRLFI from the coding sequence ATGGCTTCTGATTTCCCAACTAACATCAAACAATTAGCAAATTCATATCTAACACGAATAGAAAAGCATTTTGCCAGTGATAAAACAGATGCTCTTTTTTATTTCGGTGCTATAGCGCAGCCAGTTGAAACAAAATTTAGACTTCGTATTGAGGAGTTAGCAAGGGAACACAAAAAGAATCCAAAAGATACGCTTATTGTTTTATTGACTACAGGTGGTGGAAGTGCTGAAACTGCTGAGAAATTTGTCAATATAATAAGACATTTTTATAAGAATGTATATTTTATAATTCCAGATTATGCAATGTCTGCTGGTACTATTTTTTGTATGTCGGGAGATAAAATATACATGGATTATTCATCGAACTTGGGGCCTATTGATCCGCAGATTTTTTCTATGAAAGAAAAGCAATATGTGCCAGCAAATGGTTATCTTGATGAAATAGAATTATTGTTAGACAAATCAAGGAAAAATACTCTTACAAATGCTGAATTTGTTATATTGCAAAATCAAGATTTAGCTTTTCTAAATCAATGTAGACAGGCTAGAGAATTATCAGAAAAATTATTAGAAGATTGGCTAGTTAAATATAAATTTAAAGATTGGAGCATTCATGCTTCAAATGGAGTAAAAGTAACAGCTGTTGAAAAAATATCAAGAGCAAAACAAATAGCGAAAGAATTAGGCAATAACAAAGAATGGAAGGTGCATTCAAGACCAATTAAGATAGATGATTTAGAAAAAATGAAGTTGAAAATTGATGATTATTCAAAAGATAAGGACTTGCAAAATGTAATAAGACAATACACAGATTTTATGCTTGATTATTTAAATCAGTTTAATCCTAGACCTCTTAATTTTATACATACAAGGTTGTTTATTTGA
- the gltX gene encoding glutamate--tRNA ligase, with protein MSDTNIRVRFAPSPTGDLHIGGVRTALFNWLFASKGGKFILRIEDTDEARSTDASVQVILDAMKWLGLNWDEGPGNEPEKYAPYYQMKRKTAGIYQKYADELIAKGLAYPCYCTPEEVDQMRKDAQAQKLPPKYNGKCRNLTPEQRKQKEAEGRTAVIRFKMPSDGKIILNDLIRGSVEFDNATLDDFVIMKANGVPTYNFACVIDDYLMEMTHVLRGDDHISNTPRQIHLYNALGWQMPKFAHMAMILGPDGARLSKRHGHTSVLEYRNEGYLPEALLNYLALLGWSTEDSQQIFTIAQLKEKFSIDRCGTSPSTFDPAKLLWLNGEKIREKSVTEVFNLFIDWLKYTNNEKIIEGWNIELLKKAITLEHEKIKLLKDIPSLVDFFFVKDVEFQEEAVKKVFEKSKETAGVVLKESAQKLPIQADFSADALEKFARDLAAEKGIGTGKVFHPIRVAISGRTQGPSLFHMMEVMGKEEVVKRISLAIGKFF; from the coding sequence ATGTCTGATACTAACATCAGAGTTCGTTTCGCGCCTTCGCCCACGGGCGATTTGCATATAGGCGGAGTCCGCACCGCTTTGTTTAATTGGCTTTTCGCTTCAAAAGGCGGAAAATTTATTTTAAGAATTGAAGATACCGACGAAGCGCGTTCCACGGACGCTTCCGTGCAGGTTATTTTAGACGCAATGAAATGGCTTGGGCTCAATTGGGACGAAGGTCCCGGCAACGAGCCTGAAAAATACGCGCCGTATTATCAAATGAAACGCAAAACCGCCGGCATATACCAAAAGTACGCCGATGAGCTTATCGCAAAAGGTTTGGCCTATCCGTGTTATTGCACTCCCGAGGAAGTTGACCAAATGCGCAAAGACGCGCAGGCGCAAAAACTTCCTCCGAAATATAACGGCAAATGCAGAAATTTAACGCCGGAACAAAGAAAACAAAAAGAAGCCGAAGGCAGAACGGCCGTAATAAGATTTAAAATGCCCTCCGACGGAAAAATAATTCTTAACGATTTAATTCGCGGTAGCGTGGAATTTGATAACGCTACTCTTGACGATTTTGTAATAATGAAAGCCAACGGCGTGCCCACATATAATTTTGCATGCGTTATTGACGATTATTTAATGGAAATGACGCACGTTTTGCGCGGCGACGATCACATCTCTAACACGCCAAGACAAATTCATTTGTATAATGCGCTTGGCTGGCAAATGCCAAAATTTGCGCATATGGCAATGATACTTGGGCCCGACGGCGCAAGGCTTTCAAAGCGTCACGGGCATACGTCTGTTTTGGAATACAGAAACGAAGGTTATCTTCCCGAAGCGCTGCTTAATTATTTGGCGCTGCTTGGCTGGTCAACCGAAGACAGCCAACAAATTTTTACAATTGCGCAACTTAAAGAAAAATTTTCAATAGATCGCTGCGGCACAAGCCCGTCAACGTTTGACCCCGCGAAACTTTTGTGGCTTAACGGCGAAAAAATCCGAGAGAAAAGCGTCACGGAAGTTTTCAACCTTTTTATAGATTGGCTGAAATATACAAACAATGAAAAAATTATTGAAGGCTGGAATATAGAGCTTCTCAAAAAAGCTATAACTCTTGAACACGAAAAAATTAAATTATTGAAAGATATTCCCAGTCTCGTAGATTTCTTTTTTGTAAAAGACGTTGAGTTTCAGGAAGAAGCCGTAAAAAAAGTTTTTGAAAAATCTAAAGAAACCGCGGGCGTTGTGTTAAAAGAAAGCGCCCAAAAACTTCCCATTCAGGCTGATTTTTCCGCCGACGCTCTTGAAAAATTTGCCAGAGATTTAGCCGCAGAAAAAGGCATAGGCACCGGCAAAGTTTTTCACCCCATAAGAGTAGCAATTTCAGGCAGAACCCAAGGCCCCAGCCTTTTTCACATGATGGAAGTTATGGGCAAAGAAGAAGTGGTAAAAAGAATTTCCTTGGCAATTGGAAAGTTCTTTTAG
- a CDS encoding DUF1844 domain-containing protein: MAEEQKLDFDVYFFNLLMMFASAAWQQLGKTASPVDGKISKDIKGAQTTINMLLMLRDKTKGNLNKKEEEMLISTISDLQINFADEAAKPENKIEEKKEEHKHSKDCGCH, translated from the coding sequence ATGGCTGAAGAACAAAAATTAGATTTTGACGTATATTTTTTTAACCTGCTTATGATGTTTGCATCTGCGGCGTGGCAGCAGCTTGGGAAAACCGCAAGCCCCGTTGACGGGAAAATTTCAAAAGATATAAAAGGCGCGCAAACTACAATAAATATGCTGCTTATGCTTCGCGATAAAACAAAAGGCAACTTAAATAAAAAAGAAGAAGAAATGCTTATCTCTACAATTTCCGACCTGCAAATAAATTTTGCCGACGAAGCCGCAAAGCCCGAAAATAAAATTGAAGAAAAAAAAGAAGAACACAAACATTCCAAAGACTGCGGATGCCATTAA
- a CDS encoding NADPH-dependent FMN reductase: MKILAIVGGISKNSINKKLFELIKPLAPQDFEFSTFDIAGLPFFSQDLEDSLPETVANFRQQIINSNAVLFITPEYNRQIPGVLKNAIDWASRPTGKGAWMGKYAAILGASPGAIGAFGAQMQLKQLLSFLNMKVMWQPEIYFNFSANVKDGAMEDLSKKYFEKFLSAFKAFIEKNA, from the coding sequence ATGAAAATCCTTGCTATTGTCGGCGGAATATCTAAAAACTCCATAAATAAAAAATTATTTGAACTTATTAAACCTCTTGCGCCGCAAGATTTTGAATTTTCAACTTTTGATATTGCAGGGCTGCCGTTTTTCTCTCAAGATTTAGAAGATAGTCTGCCGGAAACTGTTGCAAATTTCAGACAACAAATAATAAATTCAAATGCAGTTTTATTTATAACTCCGGAATACAACAGGCAAATTCCGGGCGTATTAAAAAATGCCATAGACTGGGCTTCACGCCCTACAGGCAAAGGCGCGTGGATGGGAAAATATGCGGCAATACTTGGCGCAAGCCCGGGCGCAATAGGCGCTTTCGGCGCACAAATGCAGCTGAAACAATTATTATCTTTCCTAAACATGAAAGTTATGTGGCAGCCCGAAATATATTTTAATTTTTCGGCAAATGTTAAAGACGGCGCTATGGAAGATTTATCAAAAAAATACTTTGAAAAATTCTTGTCGGCATTTAAAGCATTCATTGAAAAGAACGCCTAA
- a CDS encoding NYN domain-containing protein: MGNRILALIDGFNYYHKLDNYQKKFKSSTKWINYRSLVESFLKENDDKVNATIVYFSALAHFRGTDSVQRHQTFISALRFLNIEAVLGNFKYKEITKCNRNEKCNNCTNPQNGCLQRHEEKESDVNIAIRLIEDTILDKYDKCFLLSGDSDFVSVVKRAKELRADKKIIIVPPPPPTNKSIKPSEYRAQSLAKASQTNALLIDFQKIISNQLPDIFHGFINPWK, from the coding sequence ATGGGTAATAGAATATTAGCTTTGATAGACGGGTTTAATTATTATCATAAATTGGATAATTATCAAAAAAAATTCAAAAGTTCTACTAAGTGGATTAATTATCGTTCTCTTGTAGAATCATTTTTGAAAGAAAACGACGATAAAGTTAATGCAACAATAGTCTATTTTTCTGCTTTGGCACATTTTCGCGGTACTGACTCTGTTCAAAGACATCAGACATTTATTTCTGCGTTGAGATTTCTAAATATTGAGGCAGTTCTTGGAAATTTTAAATATAAAGAGATTACCAAATGTAATCGTAATGAAAAATGCAATAATTGTACTAACCCACAAAACGGATGTTTGCAGAGACATGAAGAAAAAGAGTCTGATGTTAATATAGCAATTCGTTTAATAGAAGATACTATTCTTGATAAATATGATAAGTGTTTTTTGTTGTCTGGCGATAGCGATTTTGTTTCTGTTGTAAAAAGAGCAAAGGAATTACGAGCAGATAAGAAAATTATTATTGTTCCGCCTCCACCACCTACAAATAAATCTATAAAACCGTCAGAATATAGGGCGCAGTCTCTTGCAAAAGCAAGCCAAACAAATGCTTTATTGATAGATTTTCAAAAAATAATCTCTAATCAACTCCCAGACATATTTCATGGATTTATTAATCCTTGGAAGTAA